In Massilia forsythiae, one DNA window encodes the following:
- a CDS encoding sensor domain-containing phosphodiesterase: MSLPLSLAHKEANRLDTLRRLNILDTPPTEAFDRITRMAAQMFNLPIAAVSLTDSNRQWFKSRVGVEHDSIPRMKAPCGQVADDGMLLVINDLQQDDCYRDSLLAESGIRFYAGAPLVTHDGYCLGAMCVLGTFPREISPAEGAVLRDLAAMVMAQIELQHALGRVDPLSGLPNRNQFIDDFKDMSADCVHGEARLAALINLASPEQLSNALRAMGPAYLDEIVGEAVRLMAQTFGVHSIVYHVTPTEFAFIAPQGTDPAAFRATLESWLQRRAASTTSRFVTTARIGVAPFEVGVTTHTDLLRNLHSAVQHSLDQDCEVSTFSQEQDVLYRRRFLLINEFGAALDVPEDGASQLRLVFQPKVDLASGACIGAEALLRWTHPGFGEVSPGEFIPIVERTSMLRATTSWVLEAAMRQLAQWRLEGVELELAVNVSAVNLMEPDFCERVVDGLRRHALPPSCLELEITESTLMQNPKLAEATLASLNAAGIRLAIDDFGTGYSSLAYLQSLPVQVVKIDQSFVRGIEQDERKRSLVSAMIKLSHDLGHRVVAEGVETEGVAQVLRQADCDEAQGYLFARPLAPEAFAQWFKVQNGVEEQQDSLQPA; the protein is encoded by the coding sequence ATGAGTCTCCCCCTATCCCTGGCGCACAAGGAAGCCAACCGGCTCGACACGCTGCGCAGACTGAATATCCTCGATACGCCGCCGACCGAGGCGTTCGACCGTATCACGCGCATGGCGGCCCAGATGTTCAATCTGCCGATCGCCGCGGTGTCGCTGACGGACAGCAACCGGCAGTGGTTCAAGTCGCGTGTCGGCGTCGAGCACGACTCGATTCCGCGCATGAAGGCGCCGTGCGGCCAGGTGGCGGACGACGGCATGCTGCTGGTCATCAACGACTTGCAGCAGGACGATTGCTACCGCGACAGCCTGCTGGCCGAATCGGGCATCCGCTTCTATGCCGGCGCGCCGCTGGTCACGCATGACGGCTATTGCCTGGGCGCGATGTGCGTGCTGGGCACCTTCCCGCGCGAGATCAGCCCGGCCGAAGGCGCGGTGCTGCGCGACCTGGCGGCGATGGTGATGGCGCAGATCGAGCTGCAGCACGCGCTCGGCCGCGTCGACCCGCTCAGCGGCCTGCCGAATCGCAACCAGTTCATCGACGACTTCAAGGACATGTCTGCCGATTGCGTCCATGGCGAGGCGCGCCTGGCGGCGCTGATCAACCTGGCCAGCCCGGAACAGCTGAGCAATGCCCTGCGCGCGATGGGGCCGGCCTACCTCGACGAGATCGTCGGCGAGGCGGTGCGCCTGATGGCGCAGACCTTCGGCGTGCACAGCATCGTCTACCACGTCACCCCGACCGAATTCGCCTTCATCGCCCCGCAAGGGACCGATCCGGCGGCGTTCCGCGCCACGCTGGAAAGCTGGCTGCAGCGGCGCGCCGCCTCGACCACGTCGCGCTTCGTGACCACCGCGCGCATCGGCGTGGCGCCGTTCGAGGTCGGCGTCACCACCCACACCGACCTGCTGCGCAACCTGCATTCGGCGGTCCAGCACAGCCTCGACCAGGATTGCGAGGTGTCGACGTTTTCGCAGGAACAGGACGTGCTGTACCGGCGCCGCTTCCTGCTGATCAACGAGTTCGGCGCCGCGCTGGACGTGCCCGAGGACGGCGCCAGCCAGTTGCGCCTGGTGTTCCAGCCCAAGGTCGACCTGGCCAGCGGCGCTTGCATCGGCGCCGAGGCACTGCTGCGCTGGACCCACCCGGGCTTCGGCGAAGTGTCGCCGGGCGAATTCATTCCGATCGTCGAGCGCACCTCGATGCTGCGCGCGACCACCAGCTGGGTGCTGGAAGCGGCGATGCGCCAGCTGGCGCAGTGGCGCCTGGAAGGCGTCGAGCTGGAACTGGCGGTGAACGTCTCGGCGGTCAACCTGATGGAGCCGGACTTCTGCGAGCGCGTGGTGGACGGCCTGCGCCGCCATGCCCTGCCGCCGAGCTGCCTGGAACTGGAAATCACCGAAAGCACGCTGATGCAGAACCCCAAGCTGGCCGAAGCCACGCTGGCGTCGCTGAACGCCGCCGGCATCCGCCTGGCCATCGACGATTTCGGCACCGGCTACAGCAGCCTGGCCTACCTGCAGAGCCTGCCAGTCCAGGTGGTCAAGATCGACCAGTCCTTCGTGCGCGGCATCGAGCAGGACGAACGCAAGCGCTCGCTGGTGTCGGCCATGATCAAGCTGTCGCACGACCTGGGACACCGCGTGGTGGCCGAAGGCGTGGAAACGGAAGGTGTCGCGCAGGTGCTGCGCCAGGCCGATTGCGACGAGGCGCAGGGCTACCTGTTCGCCCGGCCGCTGGCGCCGGAGGCGTTCGCGCAGTGGTTCAAGGTGCAGAACGGGGTGGAAGAACAGCAGGACAGCCTGCAGCCGGCCTGA
- the mnmA gene encoding tRNA 2-thiouridine(34) synthase MnmA, with amino-acid sequence MSKKKVVIGMSGGVDSSVAAWMLKEQGYDVVGLFMKNWEDDDDSEYCSTRQDWIDAASVADVVGVDIEAVNFAAEYKDRVFAEFLREYQAGRTPNPDVLCNAEIKFKAFLDHAMKLGADLIATGHYARVRPNGGKFELLKAFDATKDQSYFLHRLNQAQLSKSLFPLGEIPKTEVRKIAEKLALPNAQKKDSTGICFIGERPFREFLGRYVSHKPGPIKLDDGQTVGEHVGLSFYTLGQRKGIGIGGLKSHKNADGTSEPWFVARKDIATNTLYIVQGHDHPWLLSSALAAGQASWIAGAAPEARALSAKTRYRQADVACEIAPEGRDRFALRFSDPQWAVTPGQSAVLYDGEVCLGGGIIDAAGTR; translated from the coding sequence ATGAGCAAGAAAAAAGTCGTGATCGGGATGTCGGGCGGCGTCGACTCCTCGGTCGCGGCGTGGATGCTGAAGGAGCAAGGCTACGACGTCGTCGGCCTGTTCATGAAGAACTGGGAAGACGACGACGACTCCGAATACTGCTCCACGCGCCAGGACTGGATCGACGCGGCCAGCGTGGCCGACGTGGTCGGCGTGGACATCGAGGCGGTGAACTTCGCCGCCGAGTACAAGGACCGCGTGTTCGCGGAATTCCTGCGCGAGTACCAGGCCGGCCGCACGCCGAATCCGGACGTGCTGTGCAATGCCGAGATCAAGTTCAAGGCCTTCCTCGACCATGCGATGAAGCTGGGCGCCGACCTGATCGCCACCGGCCATTACGCGCGCGTGCGCCCGAACGGCGGCAAGTTCGAATTGCTGAAGGCGTTCGACGCCACCAAGGATCAAAGCTATTTCCTGCACCGCCTGAACCAGGCGCAGCTGTCGAAATCGCTGTTTCCGCTGGGAGAAATCCCGAAGACGGAAGTGCGCAAGATCGCCGAGAAACTGGCGCTGCCGAATGCGCAAAAAAAGGATTCGACCGGCATCTGCTTCATCGGCGAGCGCCCGTTCCGCGAATTCCTGGGCCGCTACGTCTCGCACAAGCCCGGCCCGATCAAGCTCGACGACGGCCAGACCGTGGGCGAGCACGTCGGCCTGTCGTTCTACACGCTGGGCCAGAGAAAAGGGATCGGCATCGGCGGCCTGAAGTCGCACAAGAACGCGGACGGCACCAGCGAACCGTGGTTCGTGGCGCGCAAGGACATCGCCACCAACACCTTGTATATCGTGCAGGGCCACGACCATCCGTGGCTGCTCTCGAGCGCGCTGGCGGCCGGCCAGGCCAGCTGGATCGCCGGCGCAGCGCCCGAAGCGCGCGCGCTGTCGGCCAAGACCCGCTACCGCCAGGCCGACGTCGCCTGCGAGATCGCACCCGAAGGCCGGGACCGCTTCGCGCTGCGCTTCTCCGATCCGCAATGGGCGGTGACGCCGGGGCAATCGGCGGTGCTGTACGACGGGGAGGTGTGCCTGGGGGGCGGGATCATCGATGCGGCGGGGACGCGCTGA
- a CDS encoding NUDIX hydrolase, which yields MTHTFRPSVTVAAIIERDGRFLLIEEETSDGIRLNQPAGHLDPGESLEQAVVREALEETAHEFIPEGLVGMYMSRYHSKSRGADVTYLRFTFCGKPGRDFDQPLDEGILRTLWMTRDEIAATQERHRSPIVLRCVDDYLAGKRTSLDLLYTDHSVFDGGPTI from the coding sequence ATGACCCATACCTTCAGACCTTCGGTGACCGTCGCCGCGATCATCGAACGCGACGGCCGTTTCCTGCTGATCGAAGAGGAAACCAGCGACGGTATCCGCTTGAACCAGCCGGCCGGCCACCTCGACCCCGGCGAATCGCTGGAACAGGCGGTGGTGCGCGAGGCGCTGGAAGAAACGGCGCACGAATTCATTCCCGAAGGGCTGGTCGGCATGTACATGTCGCGCTATCACTCGAAGTCGCGCGGTGCCGACGTGACCTATCTGCGCTTCACCTTCTGCGGCAAGCCGGGACGCGATTTCGACCAGCCGCTCGACGAAGGCATCCTGCGCACCCTGTGGATGACGCGCGACGAGATCGCCGCCACCCAGGAACGGCACCGCAGCCCGATCGTGCTGCGCTGCGTGGACGATTACCTGGCGGGCAAGCGCACGTCGCTGGACCTGCTGTACACCGACCATTCGGTTTTCGATGGCGGACCAACTATCTGA
- a CDS encoding Re/Si-specific NAD(P)(+) transhydrogenase subunit alpha encodes MKIGVPAESKPGETRVAATPETVKKLCARHDVIVQSGAGLHAAAPDDAYAAAGARIGSAEEAFRAELVLKVRAPDARERGLMAPGAALVGMLDPFDTDTLAALADRRLQAFALEAAPRITRAQSMDVLSSQANIAGYKAVLMAANAYGRFMPMLMTAAGTVKAARVLIMGVGVAGLQAIATAKRLGAVIEASDVRPPVKEQVESLGARFIDVPFVTDEEREIAQGAGGYARPMPADWMKRQAELVHERARLADIVITTALIPGRKAPVLIAEDTVRAMKPGAVIVDMAIGQGGNCPLTEYGKTVVKHGVILIGEPDLATLVPADASALYARNVFDFLKLIIDAEGRLAVDREDEIVRAVLVCADGQVFRRQ; translated from the coding sequence ATGAAAATTGGTGTTCCGGCCGAATCGAAGCCGGGCGAGACACGCGTCGCAGCCACTCCCGAAACCGTCAAGAAACTCTGCGCAAGGCACGACGTGATCGTGCAATCCGGCGCCGGCCTGCACGCCGCCGCGCCCGACGATGCCTATGCCGCCGCCGGCGCCCGCATCGGCAGCGCCGAGGAAGCATTCCGGGCCGAACTGGTACTGAAGGTGCGCGCGCCGGACGCGCGCGAGCGTGGCCTCATGGCGCCGGGCGCGGCGCTGGTGGGCATGCTCGATCCGTTCGACACCGATACCCTGGCCGCGCTGGCCGACCGCCGCCTGCAGGCCTTTGCCCTGGAAGCGGCGCCGCGCATCACGCGCGCCCAGTCGATGGACGTGCTGTCCTCGCAGGCCAACATCGCCGGCTACAAGGCGGTGCTGATGGCGGCCAACGCCTACGGCCGCTTCATGCCGATGCTGATGACGGCGGCCGGCACCGTCAAGGCGGCGCGCGTATTGATCATGGGCGTCGGCGTGGCCGGCCTGCAGGCGATCGCCACCGCCAAGCGCCTGGGCGCCGTGATCGAGGCGTCCGACGTGCGCCCGCCGGTCAAGGAACAGGTGGAGTCGCTGGGCGCCAGGTTCATCGACGTACCTTTCGTGACCGACGAGGAACGCGAGATCGCCCAGGGCGCCGGCGGCTATGCGCGCCCGATGCCGGCCGACTGGATGAAAAGGCAGGCCGAACTGGTGCACGAACGCGCCCGCCTGGCCGACATCGTGATCACCACCGCGCTGATCCCGGGGCGCAAGGCGCCGGTGCTGATTGCGGAAGACACGGTGCGCGCCATGAAGCCGGGCGCGGTGATCGTCGACATGGCGATCGGGCAGGGCGGCAACTGCCCGCTGACCGAATACGGCAAGACCGTGGTCAAGCACGGCGTGATCCTCATCGGCGAACCGGACCTGGCGACGCTGGTGCCGGCCGACGCCTCCGCGCTGTATGCGCGCAACGTGTTCGACTTTTTGAAGCTGATCATCGACGCCGAGGGCCGGCTGGCCGTCGACCGCGAGGACGAGATCGTGCGCGCGGTGCTGGTCTGCGCCGACGGGCAAGTATTCCGACGACAGTAG
- a CDS encoding NAD(P) transhydrogenase subunit alpha — protein sequence MEISHTIINLIIFVLAIYVGYHVVWTVTPALHTPLMAVTNAVSAIIIVGAMLAAGLTEGLAGRVAGTLAVALAAVNVFGGFLVTQRMLEMFKKKAPKARAGAAVQASADAAKPAKAGEAA from the coding sequence ATGGAAATCAGTCACACCATCATCAACCTGATCATCTTCGTGCTGGCGATCTACGTCGGCTACCACGTGGTATGGACCGTCACGCCGGCGCTGCACACGCCGCTGATGGCGGTGACGAATGCGGTGTCGGCCATCATCATCGTCGGCGCCATGCTGGCGGCGGGCCTCACCGAGGGCCTCGCCGGCCGGGTGGCGGGCACGCTGGCGGTGGCGCTGGCGGCGGTCAACGTGTTCGGCGGCTTCCTGGTGACCCAGCGCATGCTGGAGATGTTCAAGAAAAAGGCGCCGAAAGCCAGGGCCGGCGCCGCAGTACAGGCATCCGCCGACGCCGCCAAGCCCGCCAAGGCCGGGGAGGCCGCATGA
- a CDS encoding NAD(P)(+) transhydrogenase (Re/Si-specific) subunit beta has translation MNAISMNTVTLFYLVASVCFIQALKGLSSPSTARVGNAFGMGGMAIAVLTTIALMLKLKQELAGGGMGFGLVLLGVAVGGAIGATAARRVEMTKMPELVAAMHSLIGLAAVCIAVAAVSEPWAFNIAARGAALPFGNRLELFIGTFVGAVTFSGSVIAFGKLAGSYKFRLFQGAPVRYPGQHTVNLLAAIAIVALGLAFCFDGGAAPAWGPFIAMAALSFVLGVLIIIPIGGADMPVVVSMLNSYSGWAAAGIGFSLNNSMLIIAGSLVGSSGAILSYIMCKAMNRSFFNVLLGGFGGEAAGAGSSAAQEQRPVKSGSAEDAAFILQNAESVIIVPGYGLAVARAQHTVKELVDKLTGHGVTVRYAIHPVAGRMPGHMNVLLAEAEVPYDQVAEMEDINGEFGQTDVVLVLGANDVVNPAAKDPKSPIAGMPILEAYKAKSIIVNKRSMASGYAGLDNDLFYQPNTMMVFGDAKKVIESMVKAVE, from the coding sequence ATGAACGCGATCAGCATGAATACCGTGACACTGTTCTACCTGGTGGCGTCGGTCTGCTTCATCCAGGCCTTGAAAGGCTTGTCGTCGCCGTCGACGGCGCGCGTCGGCAACGCCTTCGGCATGGGCGGGATGGCGATCGCGGTCTTGACCACGATCGCGCTGATGCTGAAATTGAAGCAGGAACTCGCCGGCGGCGGCATGGGTTTTGGATTGGTGCTGCTGGGCGTGGCGGTGGGCGGCGCCATCGGCGCCACCGCCGCGCGCCGCGTCGAGATGACCAAGATGCCGGAACTGGTGGCGGCCATGCATTCGCTGATCGGCCTGGCGGCGGTGTGCATCGCCGTCGCCGCCGTGTCCGAACCGTGGGCCTTCAACATCGCCGCGCGCGGGGCGGCGCTGCCGTTCGGCAACCGGCTGGAACTGTTCATCGGCACCTTCGTCGGCGCGGTCACCTTTTCCGGTTCCGTGATCGCCTTCGGCAAGCTGGCCGGCAGCTACAAATTCCGCCTGTTCCAGGGCGCCCCGGTGCGCTACCCCGGCCAGCACACGGTCAACCTGCTGGCGGCGATCGCCATCGTCGCGCTCGGCCTGGCGTTCTGCTTCGACGGCGGCGCGGCGCCGGCCTGGGGACCGTTCATCGCGATGGCCGCGCTGTCCTTCGTGCTGGGCGTATTGATCATCATCCCGATCGGCGGCGCCGACATGCCGGTGGTGGTGTCGATGCTGAATTCGTATTCCGGCTGGGCGGCGGCCGGCATCGGCTTTTCGCTGAACAATTCGATGCTGATCATCGCCGGCTCGCTGGTCGGCTCGTCCGGCGCGATCCTGTCGTACATCATGTGCAAGGCCATGAACCGCTCGTTCTTCAACGTACTCCTGGGCGGCTTCGGCGGCGAGGCGGCCGGCGCCGGCAGCAGCGCCGCCCAGGAGCAGCGCCCGGTCAAATCCGGCTCGGCGGAGGATGCCGCCTTCATCCTGCAGAATGCGGAATCCGTGATCATCGTGCCCGGCTACGGCCTGGCGGTGGCGCGCGCCCAGCACACGGTGAAGGAACTGGTCGACAAGCTGACCGGACACGGCGTGACGGTGCGCTATGCGATCCACCCGGTGGCCGGGCGCATGCCGGGCCACATGAACGTGCTGTTGGCCGAAGCCGAGGTGCCCTACGACCAGGTGGCGGAAATGGAAGACATCAACGGCGAGTTCGGCCAGACCGACGTGGTGCTGGTGCTGGGCGCCAACGACGTGGTGAATCCGGCAGCCAAGGATCCAAAGTCGCCGATCGCCGGCATGCCGATCCTGGAAGCCTATAAAGCGAAAAGCATCATCGTCAACAAGCGCTCGATGGCGTCCGGGTATGCGGGGCTGGACAACGACCTGTTCTATCAACCGAACACGATGATGGTGTTCGGCGATGCGAAGAAGGTGATCGAGTCGATGGTCAAGGCGGTGGAGTAG
- a CDS encoding FAD-dependent monooxygenase yields the protein MTTDQFNPADGAPGAAAAADAAAADAVATGNAPAVPPLHADVAICGAGPVGLALAALLVRRGIDGRRIALVDARSLGQAISDPRSIALAWGSRMLLDDVGAWAAVAPAATPIHQIHVSRRGHLGRSLIGREEHGLEALGYVTRYGTVVDALARACERAGVQVLRPQRVSAVEERGAEVVLQLDDGRALHAAVAVQAEGGVFGEQADKSRRRDYDQTAVIARVSADAPVAHRAFERFTDEGPLALLPQDGPDGHQYALVWCVRPERAEQLRQLGADAFLRQLAEAFGERVGNFTKVSERAAFPLGLNADARVTARTVAIGNAAQTLHPVAGQGLNLGLRDAAVLARLLGRALASAPAADGGAEVPQALAQFAQERGRDRGAIIRATDTMARAFAGRGPQQALFGLALAALDTLAPARALLADLMMFGRR from the coding sequence ATGACGACTGACCAATTCAACCCGGCCGACGGTGCGCCCGGCGCCGCCGCGGCGGCCGATGCCGCGGCGGCCGATGCCGTGGCAACCGGCAACGCGCCTGCCGTACCGCCGCTGCATGCGGACGTGGCCATCTGCGGCGCCGGCCCGGTCGGCCTGGCGCTGGCGGCGCTGCTGGTACGGCGCGGCATCGACGGCAGGCGCATCGCGCTGGTCGATGCCAGGTCGCTCGGCCAGGCGATTTCCGACCCGCGCTCGATCGCGCTGGCCTGGGGCAGCCGCATGCTGCTGGACGACGTCGGCGCCTGGGCGGCCGTGGCGCCGGCGGCCACGCCGATCCACCAGATCCACGTGTCGCGCCGCGGCCACCTGGGCCGCAGCCTGATCGGCCGCGAGGAACACGGCCTGGAAGCGCTGGGCTACGTGACCCGCTACGGCACGGTGGTCGACGCGCTGGCGCGCGCCTGCGAGCGCGCCGGCGTGCAGGTGCTGCGCCCGCAGCGCGTGAGCGCCGTCGAGGAGCGCGGCGCCGAAGTGGTGCTGCAACTGGACGACGGCCGCGCGCTGCACGCCGCGGTGGCGGTGCAGGCCGAGGGCGGCGTGTTCGGCGAACAGGCGGATAAATCGCGGCGGCGCGACTACGACCAGACCGCCGTCATCGCCCGCGTCAGCGCCGATGCGCCGGTCGCCCACCGCGCCTTCGAACGGTTTACGGACGAGGGTCCGCTGGCGCTGCTGCCGCAGGATGGACCGGACGGCCACCAGTACGCGCTGGTGTGGTGCGTGCGGCCCGAACGCGCCGAGCAGTTGCGCCAGCTGGGCGCGGACGCCTTCCTGCGCCAGCTGGCCGAGGCCTTCGGCGAGCGCGTCGGCAATTTCACGAAGGTGTCGGAACGGGCCGCCTTCCCGCTCGGGCTGAACGCGGACGCGCGCGTGACGGCGCGCACGGTGGCGATCGGCAACGCCGCGCAGACGCTGCATCCGGTGGCGGGACAGGGGCTGAATCTCGGACTGCGCGACGCGGCGGTGCTGGCGCGGCTGCTGGGACGCGCGCTGGCTTCGGCACCCGCTGCGGACGGCGGCGCCGAGGTGCCGCAAGCGCTGGCGCAGTTCGCGCAGGAGCGCGGGCGCGACCGCGGCGCCATCATCCGCGCCACCGACACGATGGCGCGCGCGTTCGCCGGCCGCGGGCCGCAGCAAGCCCTGTTCGGGCTGGCGCTGGCGGCGCTGGACACGCTGGCGCCGGCGCGCGCGCTGCTGGCGGATTTGATGATGTTCGGGCGGCGGTAA